The DNA region ACTCCAACTTTTTCCATCACCATGACCATCAGaattttcacttaatttttaaattaaagactcaattttgccaaaaaaaggTTGTTGAAACATCGGGTAATTGACATTTGCAATTGTGTTGCATTTGATCAATTCCTTCACATAAATCTCCTTCATCTTGATCAAATGTAAAGGACTGGATATAACAGCAACAGAAATGCACAATCCTGATCGAATCCAACAAATTTATACACAATCACTTACCAATCTTCCCAAGGCTATCTCTCCCACTTTCAATTACCCTGATGAAATGAAATAATTCTTGGATCGTCCATGCAACAAAAACGTAAAACCCACACCCAATTAATTACAAGTCCTTATGTTCAATAAAATCATAGCCAAATCGAGCCAGTGTACCTCCAAAGATCCAAAATGGGAATTTGTGTGACACCAATCATTTGAAATCTAACTCAATATCATGCCTGATCTTCCATCTAACTCGAGCGTCAGAGAGCGATATTGCCAAGAATAAAGCGGCATTGACCCACAAAGGAGCAGAGAAAAGAATGCCTTCTTTTAGAGCCTTCACCAGAAGGTGCACCAGAGTCGTACGCGGGCTTTGACGGAGACCCCAACTTCACCTTCAACTGAGTGAGCAAGAGAGCGTTGTTATTTGAGTCTTTTTTTAGCGATAGTGAGAGAGATGAAAGagaaatggttaaaaaatgggTGAAGAAGTTACAATGCTTCACGATGAAGAAGCACTGTAGCAAAATGTTGGTTTAAAGATTCTGAACATAATCTGTTGGAGTGGGGTTTCGGGGCCTTATTAGCTAAAGTTTAAAGATTTGGGAGTTTTACAGCATCTGTTGGAGATGCTTAGCATGACAGTTCATGGTACAACCTGTTTATACAAAAAATTTGAGCCGTTTTGTATCATTGAATGAGAACACCTTTACAAGACTCTGTCTGTACAACATGTTTACAGAAAAccaagtgtatatatatttgaatcaAAACTCTCCGTCTCAATGTGACTGCCTTTACGTAGCTGATGGTTGCTCAAGTATGTTTGGGCAATGGAGAAGGGCAGAGAAGCAGCCTGTATTATTCTCTTGTATTTTGGTGTTCAAAATAGGCGTGGTTCGAACACATCTATTATGGCAGCCTAGAAAGAACTCATATGTTATATTAAGTCTCTTGGTACTAATAACCATAAAGCGTACATAGCAGACACATACATGTTGAGCCTAATAGAgcatataaaactaaaaattaggCATCTAAAGTAAGCACCTTGCCACTTGAAACTCTTTTGGGAGTGTTTGTTATGaacatttattatatttgtggAAAAAGGTTTATATTTTGAAGGTTGATATTTGCTATTGATATCATTTCTACCAATGGCTTTGATTGTGCTATCTTCTGTTATCTAgttctacttcttttttttctttggtataaTTATATTCTCGTCCTGCTTTAGTTCTAAATTTCTTTAAAGGCTCTTGTTTCTGAATGTCAGCTGGCTCTTTTTTTGGCCCTGTACAGCGATTAAATAGATCCCTAGTTGCTGCTTTTACTATAAGATTCCTGGATAGGCCAAATTCGATTGACTGGATGGCTCCAATATTGAAACCTCAAGGATGTCTAAGTTTTATATGTTGTATGACTGCATTGAAGTGTCAATTCATTACTACACAAGGTTTTAGAAGTGTGGTAGTatactttttagtttttgcaACTAACTTTATGTTAATAATATATTCCCTCAGTCCCATGTTGTTGGTGTGGTATTCCATTTTGGGATGTCCTAAAAAATTATCTGGTTTGAGAAGTGAAGAGccacaaatttaatgacttTTCTAATATGCCCACTTTAAAGTCGAtggtttaaattattttcataagTTTGCTTGACCTTTTAGAAAGAGTGGTCTCAGAAACTtctatctttttatttgaaagaaaatgcatTAAATTCTATTGCCTTAAAGTTGGATTTTATAACGTGTACAAACAATATGACGTGGACAGTAGTATACACTGCTTAGGGTGTAATATCATGGGTAGTGTGAGTCTCACGTGTTCGTACTTGTTAAATTGTCATGGGTATTGAATCATAGAAATTTTTCCATAAAGAAACTAACATACTGAAAATGCTCTTCTATTAAATGGACATAGTTATGCTGCCACCTTTGATATAAATTGTTTCGGTCTTCTAAGCATGTATAAGTTCAGAAGTTTGAGGCTTATACAGAACATTCGAACCTCatgttttggatttttatttcattgtatTCTCATATTTGCTTCATTGTAAGGTTAAACTATGACTATAACTCTGAAGGAATAACAATTTTTTGGTTGCTTGCAGTTTTTAGGACTGGTGCTGTTAATTCTGCTTCAGGATCTGCTTATGCGGAGTTTGGAAATACTAAGGTCATTGTGTCTGTGTGAGTGTATCTTTTAACTCAGAAATCATGTTTTCCTTGTTACCCTGCTATTTTAAAATGGACCCATTCTCTAGTTAGTTTTTCTATTCTAattattgaaaatgtttttcgaAGTTaatttgcattttattttttgtaatatacaTTCTAGCAAGCTATATAATAAACAGTTGAGAGCATATATAGATGCAAGAAAGTTTGATAGGGTGTTGGTTGGTTCAGATTTGGGCCAAGAGAAAGTAAGAAGGCAATGATGTACAGCGATATTGGGCGGCTAAATTGTAATGTCAGCTATACAACTTTTGCCACCCCAGTCCGTGGACAGGTATATGGATAGGATCTCTTATTGTCAACTTAATTATCctcttcttcatattttttattatttgcattaaattttgaGCTCCCATTAGGGATCAGACTACAAAGAGTTTTCCTCAATGCTTCATAAAGCTTTGGAGGGTGCAATAATTTTGGAAACTTTCCCCAAGACTACTGTAGATGTTTTTGCGTTGGTGCTGGAATCTGGTGGCAGTAAGTATGAagttttgttttaaaagaaatgaaatatacacacatacatataacAGTGGTTGTTTAGCGTCTGAATCTTGTTACCGAATTGTATCAGGTCAGAGACCTGTTTTTGTTTGGGTGACGTAGTTTCCAACATGATATTTGAGTGGGAAacagtaatattatttttgagttttttgtgaGCTTTTTGCATGTTCATTTCATTGTAGGTGATCTTCATGTTGTCATATCATGTGCCAGTCTTGCCCTAGCAGATGCCGGGATTTTGATGTATGACCTTGTTGCCTCAGTTTCTTTGGTATGCAACGACCTGGCACTTCCCTACATGTTTCAATTGGTAGTTGAGCATGATAGAAAATCATTTGCGTAGAAGCTAATAACTTTGATATTTAAAGTTTTGTTTCTCCTGTAATTTTTCCTCATTCccattcttttccatttcctTATTTGACTGCTAGTGACATGTTTGTTCTCTTGTTGTTTCCTTTTGATCAATTATCTAAATTTGTTATCTCAACTCTGAATGTACTTCCACCATTATTTCATTGCTAATCCAATATTTGGGAAAAACCGTGTGTCAGTATTTAGGCTCTTAATATATCTTATGAATTTGTAGATCTCTACTTGTTGAAAATATTGACACAATGGTATTTAATATTTTGGTACCTAGTCTTCTCTTGGTAAGAACCTCGTCATTGATCCCGTTTTGGAAGAGGAAAGCTACCAAGACGGAAGCTTAACGATTACATGTATGCCTTCTCGATATGAGGTCACTCAGCTTTCTATTACAGGGGAGTGGTCAACCCCAAAAATTAACGAGGTATGTCAACTATATGATgctttgctctctctctctctctctctctctctcttattttagaAGAGTTTGCGCTTTATAAGAGAATGCAATGAGCTGCAGAAATGTCTGCAAATTGAGGGTAGGGTGGTAGAACTTGCATGCTCTCATTTGTGGCTTTGGTTCAATAAAACCTTTTCACTAGTCACATGGGAAGTATGAAGTAAAATTTGAACCTGCAACTCTTAGTAGTTTTGACACAATTGCTTGTATTCATGTATCCATAGAATAATTGTTCTGTATTTGGCCAATCCAAATACTAATATTGCTTTTGCAAGCAGGGGATGCAGCTATGCCTGGACGCCTGCTCAAAGCTTGCAAAGATCATGAGGTCTTGTTTGAAAGAAGCCACTTCCACTTCACAGGAGTAGGGAAGAaacttcttttcaatttttttttttttttttttttaatatacatgTCAATGTCTTAGCTTTCCCTACCCCCACCCATCCCACCAAAacggaagaagaaaagaaagacttaCACAGATTTTGTGAACACAATCTGAATTTTGGTTCTTGTACTGTTGTACATCACCGATTCTTCTGAATTTTGAGTCAGCATTGCAGTGCATTTGAAGTTGTAATATTTGTCATTGTTGGACCAAATCAACCaatcaaaattgtttttcagAGGCTTTTTATTCCTCAATgtcttttaaaaataactaaCTAAAGTTATTTTTAGTGGTTGGCCGACATTCAAGTCATTTTTTTGTAGCTGTCAATGTATTCAGGGATCGCCATTAGACAGAATTTCTCAATATGAGATAGCTATTCAAAGTAGTATACAATCCCTTTTAGAAAAAGGTGGGTTAACTAACGAATAATAAGCTaccgaaaatgaaaatttgatagaaccctattaaaaatttatatgggAAAAATCATAATCCCTTATTCTCATAATCATGAATCAGAATCTcacaaattgagaaaaaaatactACTCAAAATCCTACGACATAAATAAAGGACTAGAATTTGTTATCCTACAATAACAAGGATTCTAAGATTCTTTAAGTATAACACAGTGGACATGCAGTCAACGTCACCATGCATCAAGTAAAAGTAACAAGTTCAAAAAAGCCTTTATCCCAAATTTATATGCAATATAATGCCCTTTGTTCTCATAATCATCCCTTAATTAACATAATCTGGTCCACACCACCCAACGAACCCCACCAGGTTTTCCAACTTCTAACTCGTTATGACCTCCGGGGATGGACTAATGGTCTGGTGGAAAAGATTCATGAATGTTGTGGGGAAGGCATGATAATCCCAAAGCTCTCATCTTAAACACATTCCGTATTTCCGTTATGCCCGGGTATGCCTAGTTTCAAGCCCAAATTGCTCGTTTGAGGGATGAGGCCACTGTAACGGCTTGAAGTGTAACACCCTagtaaaatcaattaattggtaattgatTCCATAGTTCGCCTCTCAGCTTTATTCCACTAGGAACAAATCTCACAGATCTCATCCTCTCCAAGAAGAGTCAGTAGGGGAAGACATTTCACTAAAGGACGGAGATAGTTATAATTTAAATTCATAATCATAAATAACTAGAGTGAAActtaaagcatcataacatagatagacTTCGAAGTGTCGACGTTAAAGAtcaatcatcaaaatatattacatGCTAGATCTAATTGTTCTAAACATAATTAAAGCCTACATTTAACGAGGTATAACATAAAGACGATTTCAATCATATCCTGATGGATAGCTCCGTCAGCGTCCCACATGGACTTGAGCTACACAGGATCTAAGTTCTCAAAAATGATCCGGATCAAGTCCTTCACAATGATCGAATGCCTCCCAGGATCCATATTcagctaaactatctataataGCACAGGTATACGTATAGAGAAAAATGAATACAATATagtaagtccgacgacttagtgagtaaaatgCACATGACTTACACTCATTAATTGGTGaactcaattgtttataaatcacatgcaacattatgagattatagtttatcatatgatcatagaagcaatatagatataatatattgttaggttttagtttggCTGTATTCAATGCAAATGacctttgttttatttgttgtttaaaacAATGGGTTAAGGGTGCAAAATTAGGAGCTTTTTGGTAGCCTTTTGTTTTTCCGTCAGATGGGCATCATGACAGCTTGTGATGGCACCTTAAGGAATGCTCACTGTTTTCTTGTCACAATGCGGGTCATGATGGACTCGTGATGGCATTTTGAGATGTACTcactgttttctcgtcagatgCCTTGTTAGGACGGGTACGTGACATGGCTAAAGAATGAGCTCATTGGTTTCTTGTCAGATGCCTCGTGAGGACGGGTAAGTGACGTTACTAAAGAATGAGCTCCCTGGTTACTTGTCAAATGACTCGTCAGGACGAGTACGTGACGTGACTGAAGAATGAGCTCACTAGTTTCTCATTAGATAGATCGTCAGGACGGGACACATGACGTGACTGAAGAACGAACTCACTGTTCTCTTGTTAGATGGCTCGTCAAGACGAACTCGTGAAGGGGCTGAGATGTTTTTACTCTTCACGTCATGATGAGACTTCTTTCCCATTAAGACTTGAACATTTCCAGATCTCATATCTGTGTATTTTGTTCATCACGTCTTAATGCGAAATTAGTCCCATTAAGACGTGATGAGTAAAAATTCTTCCCTAtaaagtccttttttttttgtcactatTCACTGCATacttttttgggtatttttctCGAGAGTCTCAAAGGTTTTCCTCTAATCAGTGAGTTCTTGTGAGTTGGTTTCCAAGAGAGGACGTGGTGAAAGCTTCAGGCTATCGTTCCTCTTGATGTGTTGATCGTCATTCTACAATCGACAACTGTGCTTGTTCTACAATTGTGAAGGAGTCTATTGAAGGTTTGGTAAGGAAATGCGATCCATAAAGATGGTCAGTTAGGAAACAAGCAAGTGAGCTTGTTGTTCTTATAGAGTCTAGAGATTCTCAAGGGTTTGTGAGTATTTTCTACTATCTGTAATCTAAATCTTCGTATAGTAATTTCCTAGGTTTGACTGCTTTGGAGtagtttttccttttgattggtTCAAAACATTTTCTACTTCGTCAACAAGTTTTGGTGTTGTGGTTGTGATGTTTTAATTTCCGTTGTACATGATTATTCTGTGTTTGCATTATCTTTCGTTTTAATTGGTGGTTAGGGGTAGAACACAATCCTTGTGTTTTATCATATATGTTGGGGGGAAATccactttaccctcctgaagtttcaggagtttttcaatttgaaccctaaagtttaaaaattggcaatatacccccctaatgtttcaaaaattttcaatttaaacattccattactaatttccgttaaattggatgaaaattaaaaaaaaaacgcctgagggtaattacgtaattttatagatttttcatccaatttgacggaaattagtcaCGGAAggttttaattgaaattttttgaaacattagggggggtacattgctaatttttaaactttgaggttcaaattgaaaaacccctgaaacttcatgggggtaaaatggatttttccctatatgttgtaatataaggatcatgtcatagttcaactcCATATAGTCTACCAGAGATATTACCCTTTTTTAACAAGGTTCATGCTATTCCAAGAGACTTGTAATACAACACTAGTACCTTAGATAATGCACACTACCATCTATAACACTAGTAGCCTGACCTAGTTCGACATTGGGTGgtccacgctactaatgatgtatgtcttGTAGTGACCCACCAATCAAATATGGCTGCATCGGTCACGTACAACTATTGTATCCAAGGCTTGTATAAACACACACAGTTGACCATAGGGTTAACTCGTATAGTAAGCCTATGATCATTAATCCGCATGTATTGATGTACATgccatacgatgcaattaatcttgtctatcttttacatgcatgctcttacaaatATCATGATTTGCATAATTTTACTTAATCAACATACtgtttcacaaaatagagttcacagtacttcaaaatgtattttatgagaGTAGTAAAGGCATGTTtggtatatataaaataattatgctATGCGTAAAAAATAACAAGTATTcttgtgagtttgtactcactaaAGCTCCTCCACAAATTCCTCCAAAGGTTCCACACCTTCAAAATCTGAGAAAATACCAATCATTAGTTCTAAACTCAAGCTAAAACAAGTCCTAGACCTAAACATCTTAAAAATAGACTTTCTGCCTAACCATCGAATGTTTGGACATAGAGGCTCGAACGTTCGGCCATGAAATCGAATGTTTGGACAGAGAGGTTCGAACATTTGGTATTGGGTTGAAAACCCTTTTCAAACCAAAAGCCACTAAACCATTTCTAAGCAAGTCCTAAGGCCTTAACATGATCCCTAACAGAGTCTTGGCCCAAAATAACATCTCGATGGAGAAGGAACTACGTCTCACATCATCAAAATGTTAATGCATGCTTAATCCAAGATTAAAGTCAACTCCAATATCAACTCAAATCTAACAACTAACCTAtgaaaaaaacacttaaacacTATAACAACTAGATAAAAAACGAGTTAAGCGAAGAAGATTACCTCATTGAAGCAAAGCCTCCtagaaatctctcattctcctttgaaaactcacacacacacacacacacacacaaatataggTTTCACTGGGCAATAAAGGCAGATGAAGCATAGAGGGTCGAAAGAggtggtatttatagggttgTAAAAGCTGAGAATGCTGTTTTCTTAGTTTTGCACACAGTCGAATGTTCGGTGGTCCAGAGTCGAACGTTTGGTCCTCTATTACCCAACGGATCTAGGGTTGTAGGTCAAACATTCAATTATCCAAGGTTGAACTGTAGCGCCTCTAGTAATTACTAGGTTGTGTTTAACTTAGTTGGAGGATTATCATGATGGTCCAATTAATTAGGGTTCGTTGGAAGTGAGATTTTTCGGATTTTTAGGTTTTGACCTAATGTTCTCAGAGGGGACCACCGAAAGTTCATTGACCAAATTTTGACCCACTAGATAAAGACCAAACGTTCGACCTGCAATCCTAGAACCACTATGCAATAGTACACTGAATGTTCACCTCGGGACCACTGAACCTTCGCTACCCTGTAGGACTATCACAGCAACACCATTCGCTTTTCCAACCCTATAAATACGCCATCTCAAACCCTTCTAAGCCTCATTTTACCCTTTGAGCCCTAGAGAAACCCTGCTTGAGTGatttgtgagttttgagaagaagaaggaaggttTTCTTGGAGATCCTTGTTCTAGAGAGGTAACATTCTTAACTTGACTTGTTCTTTACCTAGTTGATTATCCTGGTTaagtatttttcattatttggtTGCTATTTTTGCGCTATATTgttgttttagggtttttaataTTGATTTAAGCATGAGTTAATGTTTCATTCTCATTGaacatattttcttttgcatGGAGATGTTATTTTGGGTAGGAGTATGCTAGGGATCTTGTTGTGGCCTTAGGACTtgcttaaaatttattaaaacgTTGTTTTGTTCCAAATGGATTTTTTTCCCAGAAGAAAACAATCACAACTTTCTGATCGAAAGTTTGTGCTGACGTGTTTGAATGTTTCTGTAGTGTTTCAGGTAATTACTAGGCCGTCATTAGCTTAGTTAAAGGATTATCAAGGGTTCTAGGTCCATTTGGACccgtttgtaaaagtttttggGGTTTTTCATCACTGACCGAATGTTTGCCAGAAAGACCACCGAACATTTGAACCTAAACCAAGAAACCGCTAGGTAAATAGTACACTGAACGTTCGATAGGGGACCACACCGAATGTTTGTTGACCCAACTTTGACCCACTAGGTAATGACCAAATGTCCACCTACAACCTTGAAATATTGTATACATAGTACACCAAATGTTCAGCCATGGACCACTGAACATTTGGCCATGGACCACCAAACATTTGTTGCACCGCAGGACTGCCATAACAGCACTCTCAGCTTTTATgaacctataaataccccctcccACGCCCTTCTAAGTTCCATTCTACCTTACAAGCCTTAGAGAAACTCTGCTTTAGTAGTTGGTGAGTTTTGAGAGAAGGATGAGAGCTTTTCTTGGAATTCTTGCTCAAGAGAGGTAACCCTCTTGTTTTCAATTTGTGTTTTACTTAGTTATTATTCTGTTTAGACACTATTCCATAGCTTGGTTGTAGTTTTTGAGGTTCTGTTGTCGTTTTAGGCTTTAATCTCAATTTTAGCACAATTTAGCGTTTTGTTATTAATTAGcgtgttttattttgcatggTGAAATTATTTTGAGCTAAGAGTTTGTTAGAAATCCTTTTTGTAGCATTAGAAGTTGTTTAGAACTGATTAGAAGTCTGTTGGGTCGAGATGAGTTTTTTGCCCAACAAGAAAATGTTTGGTCTCGAGCTTGAACATTCACCCAGTGTGACAGAACGTTCGCCTGTCAGGCATAACCTCtgtgtttgaatttttaggGCTAGGGTTTGTTATAGCTCGAACGTAAAATCAATGCTAGGCCTTTTCACAGATTTGGATAGTGTGGAACCACTGGAGAAATTTTTGGAAGAACAATACGACCctggtgagtacaaactcacatggatacttgCCATTATTTTTCCTGCATTGCTTGATTATTTTGTGTATgaaacatgcatttttacaactctcatgaaacacATGTTGATATACTatgaactctattttgtgaaaatatgtTACTTAAACAAGAAAATGCACATGGTGACATTTGTAAGAGCATGAATGTAAAAGACGGATAAGagtaattgcatcgtatgacatagtacacTGGTACATGCATGATAATGGCCATAGTCTTAcaatacatgttaactctatggaCAAAAGTGTGGGTGTATTATATGGGCAtcggatccaatggttgtttcatgaccaAAGCAGTCATGTTTAATTGGCGGGTCACTAcaggatgtacatcattagtaacGTGGCCCATTCGAGGTCAGACTTGGTCGGACTGCTAGTGTTATGaacggtagcatacaatggccGGGGaaccgacattgtattacaggtccctccgGATAGTGCTAACCTTATTGAGAAttggtaatatctcaggtagaccttACAGTTTGAACTATCACTTGATTCTCATAGTTACAACAtgtatattatatctatatttcaTCTATGTATAACTCTCATGTCACAATGCTACATAGATTTATCAACAACTGAGTTCATCATTCAAATGGCATGTACATTGTGTGCATTTTTACTTACTAAAGCATTGGACGTACCCTTTTATTCTTtcccctccattatgtataattatGCAGTTTAGCTAGGTTAGCTGAGGATGGATCTGGTGAAGCACCTAGTGGTTATGACAGATTTACTCATGATCATTTTTGAGGACTTGGACCCTATGTGGCTAAAGTCAATGTGGGATGACGATGGGTCTGTTCGCATGGAGTTGCTAGAGATTATCTTTGTGCTTTATTTAGTTAAATGTAGGCCTTATTATTTGCAGAGCAATTCTCTTGGCACATATTTTTACTTTGGTGACTGGCCTCTGACCAATACATTTGGAGATCCagttatgttatgatgctttataTTTACTTTAGTTACTGTGATTatggttttaaaattattgcTATCTCTATCCCCTagttaaaaaattttcgttGTAGTCTCTATTCGGAGATGATGAGATCCTTGAGTCTTGTTCTGAGAGGActaaggctgggagacgaaccatagagtcaattaccagttaattgattttcatggGGCGTCATAGTTTGATGGTCAAGTAGAAACTCTCTTTTGAACAATTTAAGGTCTAGGACTCATTTTAGCTCAGGTCTAggactaatgataggtcttttaaCATATTACGAGCAAGTGGAAGTTCATAGTACTATTTGAAGGAAAGATATtacccgggtgagtacaaacttacatgaatacttgttgttacttttcctgcATTGGACGAAAATTTATGTGCACCAAACCTGcatttttacaactctcatgaaatatatttttgatctactatgaactctattttgtgaaaaccTGTGTTGCTTAAGcaagataatgaacatggtgagatttgtaaaagcatgcatgtaaaagatagataagactaattgcatcatatgacatggcaCATTGGTACATGTGGGGTAACGACTATGGGCTTAATATACATGTTAagtttatggtcaaatgtgtgtgttatataagccttggatccaatagttgtgTCGTGGCCAActcaaccatgtttgattggcgggtcactacaagatgtacatcattagtagcgttggtcacccgaggttggactctGTAATaccacaaaaataaattagggttaagtacACTCTAATTATGATGTAAGGTTTGGTTCTCATTTGGTAAAGTGTAAGACCTTGGACTTTTTAAACAATTTACTGTTGCACTGAACCTTTGACAGAAGTACCGAATGGTAATGATTAGGATAATAAGTATGAGATATATTACAGTGTGAAGGTTAAAGAATAATTTCTAAAGGACAAGAAACCATTAGAAACACCGTCTTAAGAGGGAAATCTTATATTATTGAATCCTAAGAAGACACTCAAAAAAATATTGGAATGGATACCATGATGTTTGTCTCGGAATGAGCTTTCTAGAATGGGGTCGCACATGCAATTTCAAGACCCGTAGCAAAAGTTATGGTTGTTTTACTGAACACTGCGCAATTGgtcaaattgttgaaaaaatcaATTGCAAACGTTCACTAAGAAGTACCGAACGTTTGATAGGAAGCCCACCATTGAACATTCACTGGAAAGTATCGAATGTTCGATAGGAAGCACACCATTGAACGTTCAC from Corylus avellana chromosome ca10, CavTom2PMs-1.0 includes:
- the LOC132163291 gene encoding exosome complex component RRP41-like; translated protein: MAGKPGTNPTTYSPSMATGKTRTPIFKDHDVDWVRPDGRGFHQCRPAFFRTGAVNSASGSAYAEFGNTKVIVSVFGPRESKKAMMYSDIGRLNCNVSYTTFATPVRGQGSDYKEFSSMLHKALEGAIILETFPKTTVDVFALVLESGGSDLHVVISCASLALADAGILMYDLVASVSLSSLGKNLVIDPVLEEESYQDGSLTITCMPSRYEVTQLSITGEWSTPKINEGMQLCLDACSKLAKIMRSCLKEATSTSQE